A region from the Aegilops tauschii subsp. strangulata cultivar AL8/78 chromosome 5, Aet v6.0, whole genome shotgun sequence genome encodes:
- the LOC109778954 gene encoding uncharacterized protein — MAAPFFSTPFQPYVYQSQQGSVTAFQISGGDVQVLQVMVKSQDKLTAKPGTMCYMSGNIQMDNNYLPENDGGVWQWIFGKSITSTVFFNPGPDDGYVGISAPFPGRILPIDLANFGGELLCQADSFLCSVNDVSVTSSTVDQRPRNIEIAAEMILKQKLRGQGMAFLVGGGSVMQKILAPREVITVDCACIVAMTTTINFQLQNPTPHRRAVLVFGGVNQLKASLTGPGVVFIQSLPFNRLSQRIASRSVGAPSLRDNPRFFIQIVMFFFLAYVMIVSSIILTDV; from the exons ATGGCCGCGCCCTTCTTCTCCACCCCCTTCCAGCCCTACGTCTACCAG AGCCAACAGGGATCTGTGACGGCGTTTCAGATATCCGGTGGGGATGTGCAGGTCCTGCAG GTGATGGTGAAGTCGCAGGACAAGTTGACTGCGAAACCAG GTACAATGTGTTACATGTCCGGGAACATTCAGATGGACAACAATTACTTGCCTGAAAACGATGGAGGCGTGTGGCAGTGGATATTTGGAAAAAGCATAACCAGCACTGTTTTCTTCAATCCTGGCCCTGATGATGGATATGTGGGGATTTCTGCGCCATTTCCTGGGAGGATACTGCCT ATAGATCTAGCGAACTTTGGTGGAGAACTACTTTGCCAG GCAGATTCTTTCCTCTGCTCGGTCAATGATGTGTCAGTCACAAGTAGTACAGTTGATCAGCGGCCGCGCAACATTGAAATTGCTGCAGAG ATGATCCTCAAACAGAAGCTTAGGGGTCAAGGAATGGCCTTCCTTGTCGGCGGTGGATCAG TAATGCAGAAAATTCTTGCTCCCCGGGAGGTGATTACTGTTGATTGTGCTTGTATTGTGGCTATGACAACCACCATTAACTTTCAGTTACAGAACCCTACCCCACATAGAAGAGCAGTCCTTGTATTCGGG GGTGTCAACCAGCTAAAAGCATCTCTCACAGGACCTGGCGTCGTTTTCATTCAGAGCCTGCCCTTCAATCGGCTCTCACAGCGCATCGCAAG TAGATCGGTGGGGGCCCCAAGCTTGAGAGACAACCCCAGGTTCTTCATCCAGATCGTCATGTTCTTCTTCCTGGCCTATGTCATGATTGTGTCGTCAATAATTCTGACGGATGTTTAG
- the LOC109778950 gene encoding late embryogenesis abundant protein D-34: MSQGQPRRPEGGEAMQADRPIKYGDVFDVSGELAAQPVAPRDAAMLQSAENEVLGLGQTQKGGPAAVMQSAATLNARAGHVGRGQLTGPVADAGVTVTEADLPGRRVITESVAGQVVGRFVAPAPVTATEPSGALDQDAVTIGRALEAVAAAGAGAKPVDQSDSAAVQAAEMRATGSNLTVPGGIAAAVQAAADQNERAAREEDKVKLRDVLSDARSKLPADKGATREDAERVVSAEMRNKLDLTTTPGGVAEAVTTAARLNQERP, from the exons ATGAGCCAGGGCCAGCCTCGGAGGCCCGAGGGCGGGGAGGCCATGCAGGCCGACCGGCCAATCAAGTACGGCGACGTGTTCGACGTCTCCGGGGAGCTGGCGGCGCAGCCCGTGGCGCCCAGGGACGCGGCGATGCTGCAGTCCGCCGAGAACGAGGTGCTGGGGCTGGGGCAGACGCAGAAGGGCGGGCCCGCGGCCGTCATGCAGTCGGCCGCCACGCTCAACGCGCGCGCCGGCCACGTCGGCCGCGGCCAGCTCACGGGCCCCGTCGCTGACGCGGGCGTCACCGTCACCGAGGCCGACCTGCCCGGCCGCCGCGTCATCACCGAGTCCGTCGCCGGGCAGGTCGTGGGCCGGTTCGTCGCGCCCGCGCCGGTGACGGCCACCGAGCCATCGGGCGCGCTGGACCAGGACGCCGTGACCATCGGGCGCGCGCTGGAGGCCGTCGCGGCGGCCGGCGCGGGGGCGAAGCCGGTGGACCAGAGTGACTCGGCGGCCGTCCAGGCGGCCGAGATGCGCGCCACGGGGTCCAACCTCACCGTCCCGGGGGGCATCGCCGCGGCTGTGCAGGCGGCCGCCGACCAGAACGAGCGCGCCGCGCGCGAGGAGGACAAGGTCAAGCTCCGGGACGTCCTCTCG GACGCGAGGAGCAAGCTGCCGGCGGACAAGGGGGCGACGAGGGAGGACGCGGAGAGGGTCGTGTCGGCGGAGATGCGGAACAAGCTGGACCTGACGACCACGCCGGGCGGCGTGGCGGAGGCGGTGACCACGGCGGCGCGGCTCAACCAGGAGCGCCCGTAG